A genomic region of Staphylococcus roterodami contains the following coding sequences:
- the nagB gene encoding glucosamine-6-phosphate deaminase: MKVLNLGSKEQASFYVACELYKEMAFNQECTLGLATGGTMTALYHQLVKLLNKNQLNVDHVTTFNLDEYVGLSSAHPQSYHYYMDCMLFKQYPYFNKKHIHIPNGDANDMNAEASRYNELLAQHGKRDIQILGIGENGHIGFNEPGTPFDSITHIVDLTESTIKANSRYFENENDVPKQAISMGLKNILQAKRIILLAFGEKKRAAITHLLNQEISIDVPATLLHKHPNVEIYLDDEACPKNIAKIHVDEMN, from the coding sequence ATGAAAGTATTAAACTTAGGATCAAAAGAACAAGCATCATTCTATGTTGCATGTGAATTATATAAAGAAATGGCTTTTAATCAAGAATGTACACTCGGATTAGCAACGGGTGGAACAATGACAGCTTTATATCATCAACTTGTTAAACTATTAAATAAAAATCAACTCAATGTAGATCATGTAACTACATTTAATTTAGATGAATATGTAGGTTTATCCTCAGCGCATCCTCAAAGTTATCACTATTATATGGATTGTATGCTTTTTAAACAATATCCATATTTTAATAAGAAGCACATACATATTCCAAATGGTGATGCGAATGATATGAATGCTGAAGCGTCAAGATACAATGAACTTTTAGCACAACATGGTAAACGTGATATTCAAATTTTAGGAATTGGTGAAAATGGACATATCGGCTTTAATGAACCAGGGACACCATTTGATAGTATTACGCATATTGTTGACTTAACTGAAAGCACGATTAAGGCTAATAGTCGGTATTTTGAAAATGAAAATGATGTTCCGAAACAAGCTATTTCGATGGGACTTAAAAATATACTTCAAGCAAAACGCATCATTTTACTTGCATTTGGTGAAAAGAAACGCGCAGCTATTACACATTTATTAAATCAAGAAATTTCTATTGATGTACCAGCCACATTACTTCACAAACACCCGAATGTTGAGATATATTTAGATGACGAAGCTTGTCCTAAAAATATTGCGAAAATTCATGTAGATGAAATGAATTGA
- the hxlA gene encoding 3-hexulose-6-phosphate synthase, with protein sequence MELQLAIDLLNKEEAAELANKVKDYVDIVEIGTPIIYNEGLPAVKHMADNISNVKVLADMKIMDAADYEVSQAIKFGADVITILGVAEDASIKAAIEEAHKNNKQLLVDMIAVQDLEKRAKELDEMGADYIAVHTGYDLQAEGQSPLESLRTVKSVIKNSKVAVAGGIKPDTIKTIVAENPDLVIVGGGIANADDPVEAAKQCRAAIEGK encoded by the coding sequence GTGGAACTACAATTAGCAATTGATTTATTAAACAAAGAAGAAGCGGCTGAATTAGCAAATAAAGTTAAAGATTATGTAGACATTGTAGAAATCGGTACACCTATTATTTATAACGAAGGTTTGCCAGCAGTCAAACATATGGCAGACAACATTAGTAATGTAAAAGTATTAGCTGATATGAAAATTATGGATGCAGCTGATTACGAAGTAAGCCAAGCAATTAAATTTGGTGCAGATGTAATTACAATTCTTGGAGTTGCAGAAGATGCGTCAATTAAAGCAGCCATTGAAGAAGCTCATAAAAATAATAAACAATTACTTGTTGATATGATTGCTGTTCAAGACTTGGAAAAACGTGCAAAAGAACTAGATGAAATGGGCGCTGACTATATTGCAGTACACACTGGTTATGATTTACAAGCTGAAGGACAATCACCTTTGGAAAGTTTAAGAACAGTTAAATCAGTAATTAAAAATTCAAAAGTTGCAGTAGCTGGTGGTATTAAACCAGATACAATTAAAACGATTGTTGCTGAAAATCCAGACCTTGTAATTGTTGGTGGTGGAATTGCAAATGCAGACGATCCAGTTGAAGCAGCAAAACAATGTCGAGCGGCTATAGAAGGTAAATAA
- a CDS encoding HAD family hydrolase — MKFDNYIFDFDGTLADTKKCGEIATQRAFKACGLSEPSSKDITHYMGLPIEESFLKLADNQLDETSLTKLIETFRNTYKAIEKDYIYEFAGITEAITSLHNQGKKLFVVSSKKSDVLERNLSVIGLNHLITEAVGSDQVSKYKPDPEGIHTILQRYNLNSQHTVYIGDSTFDVEMGQRAGVQSAAVTWGAHDARSLLHSNPDFIINDPSEINTVL; from the coding sequence GTGAAGTTTGATAATTATATTTTTGATTTCGATGGCACATTAGCAGATACGAAAAAATGCGGGGAAATAGCTACGCAAAGAGCATTTAAAGCATGCGGATTATCGGAACCATCATCAAAAGACATCACACATTATATGGGATTACCAATTGAAGAATCATTTTTAAAATTAGCAGATAATCAATTAGATGAGACTTCTTTGACAAAGTTAATTGAAACATTTAGAAATACATATAAAGCAATAGAAAAAGACTATATCTATGAATTTGCAGGAATTACAGAGGCTATTACAAGTTTACATAACCAAGGGAAAAAGCTTTTCGTAGTATCTAGTAAAAAAAGTGATGTACTTGAAAGAAATTTATCGGTAATTGGATTAAATCATTTAATTACTGAAGCTGTTGGTTCTGATCAAGTAAGTAAATATAAACCGGATCCTGAAGGCATACATACGATTTTGCAACGCTATAATTTAAATAGCCAACATACAGTTTACATTGGAGATTCAACATTTGATGTTGAGATGGGACAACGAGCTGGTGTACAATCGGCAGCAGTGACATGGGGTGCACATGATGCAAGGTCATTACTACATTCGAATCCTGACTTTATTATCAATGATCCATCAGAAATAAATACAGTACTATAA
- the hxlB gene encoding 6-phospho-3-hexuloisomerase, whose translation MATFSNYQLILDELTTTLSHVETDEFSRFANQVVKAKQIFVAGKGRSGFVANSFAMRLNQLGKLAHVVGESTTPAIKRDDLFVIISGSGSTEHLRLLADKAKSVGANIILITTKKDSAIGKLSNSNVVLPAGMKYDEKGSAQPLGSLFEQASQLFLDTVVMGLMTEMDVSEQTMQQNHANLE comes from the coding sequence ATGGCTACTTTTAGTAATTATCAATTAATTCTTGATGAATTAACGACAACACTTTCTCATGTGGAGACGGATGAATTTTCCAGATTTGCTAATCAAGTTGTTAAGGCAAAGCAAATTTTTGTTGCTGGTAAAGGCCGTTCTGGCTTCGTAGCAAATAGCTTTGCAATGCGTTTAAATCAATTAGGTAAACTAGCACATGTAGTTGGTGAATCAACGACACCTGCAATTAAACGTGATGATTTATTCGTAATCATTTCAGGTTCAGGTTCAACAGAACATTTGAGATTACTAGCTGACAAAGCAAAATCTGTAGGTGCTAATATTATATTAATCACTACGAAAAAGGATTCTGCAATTGGTAAATTATCAAACTCTAATGTTGTTTTGCCAGCAGGAATGAAATACGACGAAAAAGGTTCAGCACAACCATTAGGAAGTTTATTTGAACAAGCATCACAATTATTTTTGGATACTGTCGTGATGGGGTTGATGACTGAGATGGATGTGTCAGAACAAACGATGCAACAAAATCATGCTAATTTAGAATAA
- a CDS encoding YojF family protein has translation MLEPIKEQEVLELLASYEHKPVYLHVETTNGAYANHFDQRVFNAGTFLRNIQVTYTHAQLKGGNKEPYRIGLKLSNGGWVYVQGLTHYEVNEHDEFLIAGFNYEGQLAAALEISEQPFNL, from the coding sequence GTGTTGGAACCAATTAAAGAACAAGAAGTTTTAGAATTACTAGCTTCTTATGAACATAAACCTGTGTATCTACATGTTGAAACGACAAATGGTGCCTATGCGAACCATTTCGATCAACGTGTTTTTAATGCTGGTACTTTTTTAAGAAACATTCAAGTAACATATACACATGCTCAGTTAAAAGGTGGCAATAAAGAACCTTATCGCATTGGCCTTAAACTATCAAATGGTGGCTGGGTTTATGTACAAGGTCTAACGCATTACGAAGTTAACGAGCATGACGAATTTTTAATTGCAGGTTTTAATTATGAAGGTCAACTCGCTGCAGCGCTTGAAATTAGCGAGCAACCATTTAATTTATAG
- a CDS encoding MFS transporter, whose amino-acid sequence MDFNKENINMVDAKKAKKTVVATGIGNAMEWFDFGVYAYTTAYIGANFFSPVESQDIRQILTFAALAIAFLLRPIGGVVFGIIGDKYGRKVVLTSTIILMAFSTLTIGLLPSYDQIGLWAPILLLLARVLQGFSTGGEYAGAMTYVAESSPDKHRNALGSGLEIGTLSGYIAASIMIALLTFFLTDEQMASFGWRIPFLLGLFLGLFGLYLRRRLEESPVFENDVATQPERDNINFLQIIRFYYKDIFVCFIAVVFFNVTNYMVTAYLPTYLEQVIKLDATTTSVLITCVMAIMIPLALMFGKIADKIGEKKVFLIGTGGLTVFSIIAFVLLHSQSFIVIVIGIFILGFFLSTYEATMPGSLPTMFYSHIRYRTLSVTFNVSVSIFGGTTPLVASWLVAETGNPLAPAYYLTAVSLIGFLVITFLHLSTAGKSLKGSYPNVDNEKDRAYYAEHPKEALWWIKERKD is encoded by the coding sequence ATGGATTTTAATAAAGAGAATATTAACATGGTGGATGCAAAGAAAGCCAAAAAGACTGTTGTTGCGACCGGTATTGGGAATGCAATGGAATGGTTCGACTTTGGTGTATATGCATATACAACTGCGTACATAGGGGCGAATTTCTTTTCTCCAGTGGAAAGTCAAGATATTCGACAAATACTTACATTTGCAGCATTAGCAATTGCATTTTTATTAAGACCAATTGGTGGTGTCGTATTCGGTATTATTGGTGACAAATATGGACGTAAAGTTGTATTAACATCAACAATTATTTTAATGGCATTTTCAACATTAACTATTGGTTTATTGCCAAGTTATGATCAAATTGGACTTTGGGCTCCAATATTGTTATTACTTGCTAGAGTATTACAAGGTTTTTCAACTGGTGGGGAATATGCAGGCGCAATGACATATGTCGCAGAGTCATCACCTGATAAACATCGTAATGCATTAGGAAGTGGTCTTGAAATCGGAACACTATCAGGTTATATTGCAGCTTCAATTATGATTGCATTATTGACATTCTTTTTAACTGATGAGCAAATGGCATCATTTGGTTGGAGAATTCCATTCCTATTAGGATTATTCTTAGGACTATTTGGGTTATATTTACGTCGTAGATTAGAAGAATCTCCAGTATTTGAAAATGATGTTGCAACTCAACCAGAAAGAGATAACATTAACTTTTTACAAATTATTAGATTTTATTACAAAGACATATTTGTATGTTTTATAGCAGTCGTGTTCTTCAACGTTACGAATTACATGGTAACTGCATACTTGCCAACTTATTTAGAACAAGTCATCAAATTAGATGCCACTACTACTAGTGTATTAATCACATGTGTAATGGCAATAATGATTCCATTAGCATTAATGTTTGGTAAGATAGCCGATAAAATAGGCGAAAAGAAAGTATTTCTTATCGGTACTGGCGGATTGACAGTATTTAGCATTATTGCATTCGTATTATTACATTCACAATCATTTATTGTTATAGTAATTGGAATATTTATTTTAGGTTTCTTCTTATCAACATATGAAGCAACAATGCCTGGATCACTACCAACGATGTTTTACAGTCATATAAGATATCGTACATTATCAGTTACATTTAATGTCTCTGTTTCTATATTTGGTGGTACAACGCCATTAGTAGCTTCATGGTTAGTAGCTGAAACAGGGAATCCACTGGCACCAGCATATTATTTAACTGCAGTTAGCTTAATTGGCTTTTTAGTAATTACGTTTTTACATTTAAGTACAGCAGGGAAATCACTTAAAGGTTCTTATCCTAATGTAGATAATGAAAAAGATAGAGCGTATTATGCTGAACATCCTAAAGAAGCGTTATGGTGGATTAAAGAAAGAAAAGATTAG